The Thamnophis elegans isolate rThaEle1 chromosome 15, rThaEle1.pri, whole genome shotgun sequence genome includes a window with the following:
- the C15H10orf53 gene encoding UPF0728 protein C10orf53 homolog, protein MPKNALVTLKYGPYRSCGVVEHRTFRLEGMQAMLKKDGHQIVLQQIPDWNEVQLIVNGETVFQCNINDLDFGGDGKLDPLCQEAREAVLKAY, encoded by the exons ATGCCAAAGAATGCTCTGGTGACCCTCAAATATGGGCCTTATCGAAGCTGTGGAGTGGTGGAGCACAGGACTTTTCGCCTGGAGGGCATGCAAG CCATGTTAAAAAAAGACGGGCATCAAATTGTTCTCCAGCAAATTCCCGATTGGAATGAAGTGCAGCTGATTGTGAACGGAGAGACCGTCTTCCAGTGCAACATTAATGATTTAGATTTCG gAGGAGATGGCAAGCTGGACCCTCTTTGCCAAGAAGCCCGAGAAGCAGTCTTAAAAGCCTACTGA